One window of the Serinus canaria isolate serCan28SL12 chromosome 9, serCan2020, whole genome shotgun sequence genome contains the following:
- the LOC115483980 gene encoding receptor-transporting protein 4-like, with translation MSMWQDIFAAKIEEMHITDLWTLLKDDALQLQACRPGWKEFVQRRALGRFQCSQCFHNWSSAKVHVLFHMYHCPGGGTVWMRIFRQKCRRCPNSRLEDPQFSLDTVETILHNLVIKILQYFYKKPVQPSDLLEVVVDTPVTGPHDRAHCEACELGICSRAPALDAWKSWMDEDEVRMHSSKPWLVWPSDVWESLTNMGEAGTHHTGSQPSLGSDDCKPLVGVGKARTHRTKLKSAPAQVARSKKESRTSQTPKHQGLRAHKASTHHPSPSNSNFSWKWCCCISSSLLCVLALVIFIVLYFTIM, from the exons ATGAGCATGTGGCAGGACATTTTTGCAGCGAAGATTGAAGAAATGCACATAACAGATCTGTGGACACTCCTGAAGGATgatgccctgcagctgcaggcctGCAGGCCTGGCTGGAAGGAGTTTGTGCAGCGCCGTGCTCTTGGCAG GTttcagtgctcccagtgctttCATAACTGGTCTTCTGCCAAAGTGCACGTCCTGTTCCACATGTACCACTGCCCAGGCGGGGGCACGGTGTGGATGCGAATCTTTCGCCAGAAATGCAGGCGCTGCCCTAACTCCCGGCTGGAGGATCCTCAGTTCAGCCTGGACACTGTGGAGACAATTCTGCACAACCTGGTGATAAAGATCCTCCAGTACTTCTACAAGAAGCCTGTCCAGCCCTCTGACCTCCTGGAAGTGGTGGTGGATACACCGGTGACGGGGCCACACGACCGTGCCCACTGCGAGGCCTGCGAGCTCGGCATTTGCAGCAGGGCCCCGGCGCTGGATGCCTGGAAGTCCTGGATGGATGAGGACGAGGTCAGGATGCACAGCAGCAAGCCATGGCTGGTCTGGCCATCAGATGTCTGGGAGTCCTTAACAAATATGGGGGAGGCTGGAACCCATCACACGGGGTCACAGCCATCCCTGGGATCAGATGACTGCAAGCCCTTGGTTGGTGTGGGCAAGGCCAGGACCCATCGCACTAAGTTGAAGTCAGCCCCAGCACAGGTTGCCCGGAGTAAAAAAGAATCCAGGACCTCTCAGACCCCAAAACACCAGGGCTTAAGGGCCCACAAAGCCTCGACCCACCACCCCTCACCCTCCAACAGCAACTTCTCCTGGAAATGGTGCTGCTGCATCAGCAGctctttgctctgtgttttggcACTGGTCATCTTCATTGTGCTTTATTTTACCATCATGTAG